From the genome of Proteus vulgaris, one region includes:
- a CDS encoding RNA polymerase sigma factor FliA, translated as MSDLYTAEGVMDKNSLWERYVPLVRHEALRLQVKLPASVELDDLLQAGGIGLLNAVERYDSMQGAAFTTYAVQRIRGSMLDELRSRDWAPRSVRRNAREVTHSIHQLEQDLGRPPLEQEVADHLQIELAEYRQILLDTNNSQLFSYDEWHEIYGESCEPSQDEDHDDNPLQMLLESDIRQRVIDAIELLPEREKMVLTLYYQEELNLKEIGAVLNVGESRVSQLHSQAIKRLRARLNPEK; from the coding sequence GTGAGTGATTTGTATACCGCCGAAGGCGTGATGGACAAAAATAGCCTCTGGGAGCGATATGTCCCGTTGGTTCGCCATGAAGCATTACGATTACAGGTCAAGTTACCTGCGAGTGTTGAATTGGATGATCTTTTGCAAGCGGGTGGGATTGGGTTATTAAACGCCGTTGAGCGTTATGACTCAATGCAAGGTGCTGCCTTTACCACTTACGCTGTTCAACGTATCCGTGGCTCTATGTTAGATGAGCTACGTAGTCGAGATTGGGCGCCACGCAGTGTGCGTCGCAATGCAAGAGAAGTTACACATTCTATTCATCAATTAGAGCAGGATCTAGGACGACCCCCATTAGAACAGGAAGTTGCTGATCATTTGCAGATTGAGTTAGCAGAATACCGGCAGATCCTATTGGATACGAATAACAGCCAATTGTTCTCTTATGACGAATGGCATGAAATTTACGGTGAAAGCTGTGAACCGTCTCAAGACGAAGATCATGATGACAATCCATTACAGATGTTATTAGAAAGTGATATTCGCCAAAGAGTCATAGACGCGATAGAATTGCTTCCCGAAAGGGAAAAAATGGTTCTTACCCTGTATTATCAGGAAGAACTTAATTTGAAAGAAATAGGCGCAGTGCTTAATGTCGGGGAATCCCGCGTGAGCCAGCTACACAGCCAAGCCATAAAAAGGCTGCGAGCACGCTTAAACCCAGAGAAATAG
- a CDS encoding FliC/FljB family flagellin, producing MAQVINTNYLSLVTQNNLNKSQGALGTAIERLSSGMRINSAKDDAAGQAIANRFTANINGLTQASRNANDGISVAQTTEGALNEINTNLQRVRELTVQAKNGTNSNSDISSIQNEVTERLAEINRISEQTQFNGVKVLSGDTEMSIQVGTNDKEAIKFKLDKIDNDVLGVGNDKLYTEATVKKGMTEIGTAVSAGDLGSILTGATKMSGNDTLSAYKEDGKEVKGKYIYHDDTGSKDYLVSASDLELTGTTAKNEVSIKITSKKPANEFTASTGVDVKTLTVNDDALETLDSAINKVDEARSKLGAVQNRFQSTINNLNNTVNNLSASRSRILDTDYSTEVSNMSKGQILQQAGTAVLAQANQVPQSVLSLLR from the coding sequence ATGGCACAAGTTATTAATACCAATTACCTGTCTTTAGTGACCCAAAATAATTTAAATAAATCCCAAGGCGCTTTAGGCACAGCCATTGAACGTTTATCTTCCGGTATGCGTATCAATAGCGCAAAAGATGATGCGGCAGGTCAAGCGATTGCTAACCGTTTTACTGCAAATATTAACGGCTTAACTCAAGCATCTCGTAATGCCAATGACGGTATTTCTGTTGCTCAAACTACAGAAGGGGCATTAAACGAAATTAATACCAATTTACAACGTGTTCGTGAATTAACTGTTCAAGCTAAAAATGGTACTAATTCAAATTCAGATATTAGCTCTATTCAAAATGAAGTCACTGAACGTTTAGCTGAAATTAATCGTATCTCTGAACAAACTCAATTTAATGGTGTAAAAGTATTGAGTGGTGATACAGAAATGAGCATTCAAGTCGGTACTAACGATAAAGAAGCGATTAAATTTAAATTAGATAAAATTGATAATGATGTTTTAGGTGTTGGAAACGATAAGTTATATACCGAAGCAACAGTTAAAAAAGGTATGACTGAAATCGGGACTGCTGTATCAGCAGGTGATCTTGGTTCAATTTTAACGGGTGCAACTAAAATGTCAGGTAATGACACTTTATCTGCATATAAGGAAGATGGTAAAGAAGTCAAAGGAAAATATATCTATCATGATGATACTGGTTCTAAAGACTATTTGGTTTCAGCATCTGACCTTGAATTAACAGGTACGACAGCTAAAAATGAAGTGAGCATAAAAATAACATCAAAAAAACCAGCTAATGAATTTACAGCCAGCACTGGTGTTGATGTAAAAACATTAACCGTCAATGATGATGCGCTAGAAACATTAGATTCTGCCATTAATAAAGTTGATGAGGCACGTTCTAAATTAGGTGCGGTACAAAACCGTTTTCAATCGACTATTAATAATTTAAATAATACTGTGAATAATTTATCTGCTTCACGTAGCCGTATTTTAGATACAGATTATTCAACTGAAGTATCCAATATGAGCAAAGGCCAAATTCTGCAACAAGCGGGTACAGCTGTGCTTGCTCAGGCAAATCAAGTTCCACAATCTGTTCTTTCTCTATTACGTTAA
- a CDS encoding FliC/FljB family flagellin, with the protein MAQVINTNYLSLVTQNNLNKSQGALGSAIERLSSGMRINSAKDDAAGQAIANRFTSNVNGLTQASRNANDGISLAQTAEGALNEINNNLQRIRELTVQAKNGTNSTSDVKSIQEEVDERLNEIQRISDQTQFNGVKVLSEDTDMKIHVGTNDGEAINVSLKKIDKTELGVNDFKVFTEKEGVAITGGAAQDVEALGGTAAKKIQDTADDAEVTVAKRKEGTKEFDDKFIATKGGDKFEVTSKSIDADGNVKLVLGKKIEDDAKTASKVEVNETSLATLDDAINKVDATRSNLGAIQNRFESTINNLNNTVNNLSAARSRILDADYATEVSNMSRGQILQQAGTSVLAQANQVPQSVLSLLR; encoded by the coding sequence ATGGCACAAGTCATTAATACCAACTATCTATCTCTGGTAACTCAAAACAACCTGAACAAATCTCAGGGAGCTTTAGGAAGTGCAATCGAGCGTCTGTCTTCTGGTATGCGTATCAACAGCGCTAAAGACGATGCAGCAGGTCAAGCGATTGCTAACCGTTTCACTTCAAACGTAAATGGTTTAACTCAAGCATCACGTAATGCGAACGATGGTATCTCATTAGCTCAAACAGCTGAAGGTGCTCTGAACGAAATCAACAACAACTTACAACGTATCCGTGAGTTAACAGTTCAAGCTAAAAATGGTACTAACTCAACTTCAGACGTTAAATCAATTCAAGAAGAAGTTGATGAGCGTTTAAATGAAATCCAACGTATTTCTGACCAAACTCAGTTCAATGGCGTTAAAGTATTAAGCGAAGATACTGATATGAAAATTCATGTTGGTACTAACGACGGCGAAGCAATCAATGTTTCTCTGAAAAAAATTGATAAAACTGAACTGGGTGTGAACGACTTTAAAGTGTTCACAGAAAAAGAAGGTGTAGCAATCACTGGTGGTGCAGCACAAGACGTTGAAGCTTTAGGTGGTACTGCAGCTAAGAAAATTCAAGATACTGCTGATGACGCTGAAGTAACTGTTGCTAAACGTAAAGAAGGTACTAAAGAGTTTGATGACAAATTTATTGCTACTAAAGGTGGTGATAAATTTGAAGTAACTTCTAAATCAATTGATGCTGATGGCAACGTTAAGCTAGTTTTAGGTAAAAAAATCGAAGATGATGCTAAAACTGCTTCTAAAGTTGAAGTTAATGAGACTTCATTAGCTACTTTAGATGACGCTATCAATAAAGTTGATGCTACTCGTTCTAACTTAGGTGCGATTCAAAACCGTTTTGAATCTACTATCAACAACCTGAACAACACTGTTAACAACTTATCTGCTGCACGTAGCCGTATCTTAGATGCTGACTATGCAACAGAAGTTTCTAACATGAGCCGTGGTCAAATCCTGCAACAAGCTGGTACTTCAGTACTTGCTCAAGCAAACCAAGTACCACAATCAGTTCTGTCTCTGTTACGTTAA
- the fliD gene encoding flagellar filament capping protein FliD produces MAGIASLGAGSGMPLSQTLAQLEAAENKRLEPLDKQMKSYEAQITAYGKIRGQLDKLQKASEDLKKFDKIVATKVDDEFDAFKVTTDGKASIGNYTVSIKELAHAQTLKSKAIPDIETPIGETLGEGNKRTLVITQKGEKEPLRIELTDKQTSIIELRDAINKKEGNVSATIVKAKDGVNHLVLTSRKEGTDSQMEITVEGDNKLNDFISYSTKTSSGAMQQIVPANNAQITINGIDIERQTNEIKDAPEGITLNLKKTTFDNKDKADKPEIVTVARDIEPMKEAIKAWTDAYNDLNSTYKSLTKYTQVEKGEAASKDNGVLLGDGTSRMIMSELKSFVTRSQEGVEMDTLNKMGIKFKVDGSLEIDNKKLDEALKEKPANVKEFFMGDGKETGFGTQTYNYLKKTLQSNDGTLDIATDGVKKRKKTLDKQIKNTERNIAATMERYKNQFQQLDKMVNSMTNSSASIGRLLM; encoded by the coding sequence ATGGCTGGTATTGCTTCACTAGGAGCGGGCTCAGGGATGCCTCTTAGCCAAACATTGGCACAATTAGAGGCGGCGGAAAATAAACGCCTTGAGCCCCTTGATAAACAGATGAAAAGCTACGAAGCGCAAATTACCGCTTACGGTAAAATTCGTGGCCAACTTGATAAGTTACAAAAAGCCTCTGAAGACTTAAAAAAATTCGACAAGATTGTTGCAACTAAAGTTGATGATGAGTTTGATGCCTTTAAAGTGACGACGGATGGTAAAGCCAGTATCGGTAACTATACCGTATCAATTAAAGAATTAGCTCATGCTCAGACACTGAAATCAAAAGCAATTCCTGATATTGAAACTCCTATAGGTGAAACCTTAGGTGAAGGGAATAAACGCACCTTAGTAATAACTCAAAAAGGTGAGAAAGAACCATTACGTATTGAGTTAACAGATAAGCAAACATCTATTATCGAATTGCGTGATGCAATCAATAAAAAAGAGGGTAATGTTTCTGCCACTATTGTTAAAGCCAAAGATGGTGTTAACCATTTAGTTCTGACTTCTCGTAAAGAAGGAACTGATTCTCAAATGGAAATCACTGTTGAAGGTGATAACAAATTGAATGACTTTATTAGTTATTCAACTAAAACGAGTAGTGGTGCAATGCAACAAATCGTTCCTGCAAATAATGCACAAATAACGATTAATGGTATTGATATTGAGCGCCAAACTAATGAGATTAAAGATGCACCTGAAGGTATCACCTTAAATCTTAAAAAAACGACTTTTGATAATAAAGACAAAGCAGATAAGCCTGAAATAGTCACTGTTGCCCGTGATATTGAGCCAATGAAAGAGGCTATAAAGGCTTGGACAGACGCTTATAACGATCTAAATAGTACCTATAAATCTCTGACTAAATATACACAAGTAGAGAAAGGTGAAGCAGCATCGAAAGATAATGGCGTATTACTCGGCGATGGTACTAGCCGTATGATTATGTCTGAGCTAAAAAGTTTTGTGACTCGTTCTCAAGAAGGCGTTGAAATGGATACCCTAAATAAAATGGGTATTAAGTTTAAGGTCGATGGCTCTTTAGAGATCGATAATAAAAAACTGGATGAAGCGTTAAAAGAAAAACCTGCCAACGTGAAAGAGTTTTTTATGGGTGACGGTAAAGAAACAGGTTTTGGTACTCAAACCTATAATTACCTAAAGAAAACCCTGCAATCTAATGATGGTACTTTAGATATCGCCACTGATGGTGTGAAAAAACGTAAAAAAACGCTTGATAAACAAATTAAAAACACGGAACGAAACATTGCAGCCACGATGGAACGTTATAAAAACCAGTTCCAACAGTTAGATAAAATGGTTAACTCCATGACTAACTCCAGTGCTTCAATCGGCCGTTTATTAATGTAA
- the fliS gene encoding flagellar export chaperone FliS has product MYQQSASKMYAQIDVESEILNATPYQLIQILFNGALSALRRALILMEQGNIAGKGENISKAINIIGNGLKQGLDKEKGGELAENLELLYDYMVNQLLDANLKNNPEKIHEVIKLLTEISDAWQQIGTQINSY; this is encoded by the coding sequence ATGTATCAACAATCAGCCAGTAAAATGTATGCTCAAATCGACGTTGAAAGCGAGATTTTAAATGCCACGCCTTACCAGCTGATCCAGATCCTATTTAATGGGGCGCTTAGCGCCCTTCGCCGTGCATTAATATTAATGGAACAAGGAAATATTGCTGGTAAAGGCGAAAATATTTCTAAAGCCATTAATATTATTGGTAACGGATTAAAACAAGGTCTGGATAAAGAGAAAGGGGGCGAGCTTGCAGAGAATCTGGAGCTCCTTTATGACTATATGGTTAATCAGCTACTCGATGCTAACTTAAAAAATAACCCAGAAAAAATTCATGAAGTCATCAAGCTCTTAACTGAAATTTCTGATGCTTGGCAACAAATCGGCACACAGATTAATTCTTATTAA
- the fliT gene encoding flagellar protein FliT produces the protein MDIMAAYEQVLKSSEQMLTLAKDQQWDKLIEMEMDYLKSVESITKMIKPADGELRLQQRLTDMLKKILENENETRNLLRARLDELGVLIRQTEQEQRVQNSYGQFTEHSYYPDLNLK, from the coding sequence ATGGATATTATGGCGGCTTACGAGCAGGTTTTAAAATCAAGTGAGCAAATGTTAACGCTTGCCAAAGATCAGCAATGGGACAAGCTGATAGAAATGGAAATGGATTATTTAAAAAGCGTTGAAAGTATCACTAAGATGATAAAACCGGCTGACGGTGAGCTGAGACTACAACAACGCCTCACAGATATGCTAAAGAAAATCTTAGAAAACGAAAATGAGACGCGAAATTTATTACGGGCTCGTCTAGATGAGCTCGGCGTGTTAATTAGACAGACTGAACAAGAGCAGAGGGTACAAAATAGCTATGGTCAGTTTACAGAACATAGTTATTATCCTGATCTCAATCTTAAATAA
- a CDS encoding GNAT family N-acetyltransferase yields MNWILKSFSQLTTDELYAILALRNQVFICEQQCAYQDLDGIDQNTLHLFAKEEDSQQLIAYARLLPQGIAFKEASIGRVIVAQNQRGSGIAHQLIKEAIATTCRQFNTHTIKIMAQAYLVSFYQSHGFVIDSETYLEDNIPHIDMVLVQSV; encoded by the coding sequence ATGAATTGGATTTTAAAATCATTTTCACAACTCACCACAGATGAGCTATATGCTATTTTGGCCTTAAGAAATCAGGTTTTTATTTGTGAACAGCAATGTGCTTATCAAGATCTGGATGGGATTGATCAAAATACATTGCACTTGTTTGCTAAAGAAGAAGATAGCCAGCAACTTATTGCTTATGCACGTCTGTTGCCTCAAGGCATCGCATTTAAAGAAGCCTCAATAGGGCGGGTGATTGTTGCTCAAAATCAGCGGGGAAGTGGTATTGCACATCAGTTAATAAAAGAGGCGATTGCAACTACGTGCCGTCAATTTAATACCCATACAATCAAAATAATGGCACAGGCATATTTAGTCTCATTTTATCAATCACATGGTTTTGTTATCGATTCAGAAACGTATCTTGAAGATAACATTCCACATATTGATATGGTGTTAGTACAATCTGTTTAA
- a CDS encoding DUF6500 family protein, translating to MRKLLQQKIIQICNDKISAKGEGVGLSFYAFFANKNDNPELLMEAATWWIITHKLDHFEKAVKIKKLVQSEMEYHA from the coding sequence ATGAGAAAATTACTACAACAAAAAATAATTCAAATATGTAATGATAAGATTTCAGCCAAAGGAGAGGGCGTGGGATTATCCTTTTATGCTTTTTTTGCAAATAAAAATGACAACCCTGAATTATTAATGGAAGCCGCAACATGGTGGATAATAACGCATAAACTGGATCACTTTGAAAAAGCAGTAAAAATAAAAAAATTAGTGCAATCAGAAATGGAATATCACGCCTGA
- a CDS encoding GlpM family protein, translating into MGLLVKALIGAFVVVLIAVLSKSRHYYIAGLVPLFPTFALIAHYIVGSERSIEALRTTIIFSLWAVIPYMVYLISLYVMINYVKLFTALVTAVICWVIAAWLLIQLWNKFHG; encoded by the coding sequence ATGGGTTTACTGGTTAAGGCACTGATAGGTGCGTTTGTCGTGGTGTTAATCGCTGTTTTATCGAAATCTCGCCATTACTATATTGCGGGATTGGTTCCGCTATTTCCCACTTTTGCGCTTATTGCACACTATATTGTGGGTTCTGAACGCTCTATTGAAGCGTTACGCACCACCATTATTTTTAGCCTATGGGCAGTTATTCCTTATATGGTTTATCTAATTTCACTCTATGTGATGATTAACTATGTCAAATTATTTACGGCACTAGTTACGGCAGTGATTTGCTGGGTTATTGCTGCTTGGTTACTTATTCAATTATGGAACAAATTTCATGGATAG
- a CDS encoding DUF4440 domain-containing protein: protein MTELYKKLIQQEKTLHKSTHRKNTDVLIQLLHNEFMEFCRSGICVNKTDTINSLTSDNSNIEIYSENYQASQLSDDAVLLTYVSYQLEDNKKIKQTYRSSIWIKNSHDDWQLRFHQGTAKSEG, encoded by the coding sequence ATGACCGAACTTTATAAAAAACTAATCCAACAAGAAAAAACACTTCACAAAAGTACCCATCGAAAAAATACAGACGTACTTATTCAACTTTTACATAATGAGTTTATGGAATTTTGTCGCTCTGGTATTTGCGTTAATAAAACAGACACAATTAACAGCCTTACAAGCGACAATAGCAATATAGAGATTTATTCAGAAAACTATCAAGCTTCACAACTAAGTGATGATGCGGTGCTGCTAACTTATGTCAGTTATCAATTAGAAGATAACAAAAAAATAAAACAAACTTATCGCTCATCTATTTGGATAAAAAACTCTCACGATGATTGGCAACTACGGTTTCATCAAGGCACAGCAAAATCGGAGGGATAA
- a CDS encoding DUF2933 domain-containing protein, producing MWELLRDNWFILMLLLCPLMHLFMHKHHHGENSSHDCCKNKKETTAPEKKKTHLDA from the coding sequence ATGTGGGAACTTCTAAGAGATAATTGGTTTATTTTGATGTTATTACTTTGCCCGTTAATGCATCTCTTTATGCATAAACATCATCATGGTGAAAACAGTTCACATGATTGCTGTAAGAATAAAAAAGAAACAACGGCACCAGAAAAAAAGAAAACACATTTAGATGCTTAA
- the fliE gene encoding flagellar hook-basal body complex protein FliE: MSIPAIESVLDKMQIQTLQASNIAKPQPVQAGFATQLVQAVGKINETRVNATNKVQAFTLGTPGVELNDVMVDMQKSSISLQMGVQVRNKLVAAYQEIMSMQV; encoded by the coding sequence ATGTCAATTCCAGCTATTGAAAGTGTTCTGGATAAAATGCAAATCCAGACTTTGCAAGCATCCAATATTGCAAAACCCCAGCCAGTACAAGCAGGGTTTGCTACTCAGCTTGTTCAAGCTGTGGGTAAAATTAATGAAACTCGAGTGAATGCAACCAACAAAGTGCAAGCGTTTACCTTAGGTACACCCGGTGTCGAATTAAACGATGTGATGGTAGATATGCAAAAATCCAGTATCTCATTACAAATGGGCGTACAAGTGCGTAATAAGTTGGTCGCCGCTTATCAAGAAATAATGTCGATGCAGGTGTAG
- the fliF gene encoding flagellar basal-body MS-ring/collar protein FliF: MNAEKTDVVNQKKGFNAIINRIKADPKIPLIIAGSAAIAIFVAAFLWLQSPDYKVLYSNLSDKDGGEIVTQLTQMNVPYRLSQNGAAIMVPDNQVHELRLKLAQAGLPKGGAAGFELLDKEKFGISQFSEQINYQRALEGELARTIETLGPVQNARVHLALPKPSLFVREQKSPSASVTVGLLQGRALDEGQINAIVHIVASSVAGMPDSSVTIVDQSGKLLTQPDALGRDLNSIQLKYVQELESRYQQRIETLLGPIVGRGNVHAQVTAQVDFSHTEETAEEYKPNQPPNQAAVRSKQLSQSEQNGGMLAGGVPGALSNQPVAPPQAPIETPKAQEDEKTDEANTTGTNRTLTRNPNSNSRLDETTNYEVDRRIRHIKRPVGNVERLSVAVIVNYKTIEDTKEAAEGEEPVVETKQIPLTDEQIQQIEGLVREAMGYSQERGDSLSVVNSQFNDIEEKVITVPVWENPEILAKALDLGRWLLLVIIAWILWRKLVKPQLEKRREAEIAAQKAVLKTKLQVKDDVDETELDDEARRKQARKRVSAELQSQRIREMAEKDPRVVAMVIREWMSKEQ; the protein is encoded by the coding sequence ATGAATGCCGAAAAAACCGACGTTGTGAACCAGAAAAAAGGTTTTAACGCCATTATTAACCGGATAAAAGCCGATCCGAAAATTCCGCTAATTATTGCGGGTTCGGCGGCAATTGCCATTTTTGTTGCTGCATTTTTATGGTTACAAAGCCCTGATTATAAGGTGCTTTATAGTAATCTTAGCGATAAAGACGGTGGCGAAATTGTCACACAGTTAACACAAATGAACGTACCTTATCGCTTGTCACAAAATGGCGCAGCGATCATGGTGCCTGACAATCAGGTTCATGAATTACGCCTGAAACTCGCGCAAGCGGGACTTCCTAAAGGCGGTGCTGCCGGTTTTGAACTGTTAGATAAAGAAAAGTTCGGGATCAGCCAATTTAGTGAACAGATTAACTATCAACGTGCACTTGAAGGTGAGCTTGCTCGCACTATCGAGACATTAGGTCCTGTACAAAATGCTCGTGTTCATTTAGCACTACCAAAACCATCCCTTTTTGTTCGTGAACAGAAATCCCCTTCTGCATCCGTTACGGTGGGTCTTTTACAGGGTAGAGCGCTGGATGAAGGTCAAATTAATGCCATCGTGCATATCGTTGCAAGCAGTGTTGCAGGGATGCCTGATAGCAGTGTGACCATCGTTGACCAAAGTGGAAAATTATTGACACAACCTGATGCGTTAGGTCGTGACCTTAACTCTATTCAACTAAAATATGTTCAAGAGCTAGAAAGCCGCTACCAACAACGTATTGAAACATTACTTGGTCCAATCGTGGGTCGTGGAAATGTTCATGCTCAGGTAACTGCTCAAGTTGATTTCTCTCATACCGAAGAAACCGCTGAAGAGTACAAGCCGAATCAGCCACCTAATCAAGCAGCTGTGCGTTCAAAACAATTGAGCCAAAGTGAGCAAAATGGTGGCATGTTAGCGGGCGGTGTACCAGGAGCATTGTCTAATCAACCTGTTGCTCCACCTCAAGCGCCAATTGAAACACCAAAAGCGCAAGAAGATGAGAAAACAGATGAAGCCAATACAACGGGCACTAATCGTACATTAACGCGTAATCCAAACAGTAATAGCCGTTTAGATGAAACAACCAACTATGAAGTTGATCGCCGAATTCGTCATATAAAACGCCCTGTGGGTAATGTCGAACGTCTTTCTGTTGCTGTCATCGTGAACTATAAAACGATTGAAGATACGAAAGAAGCGGCTGAAGGCGAAGAGCCTGTTGTTGAAACTAAACAAATTCCGCTTACTGATGAACAAATTCAGCAAATTGAAGGACTTGTTCGTGAAGCGATGGGCTATTCCCAAGAACGTGGTGACTCATTAAGTGTCGTGAACTCGCAGTTCAATGATATTGAAGAGAAAGTAATTACTGTTCCTGTATGGGAAAACCCAGAAATTCTTGCGAAAGCATTAGATTTAGGTCGCTGGTTATTACTTGTCATCATCGCATGGATCTTATGGCGCAAACTGGTGAAACCACAGCTTGAAAAACGCCGTGAAGCTGAAATTGCCGCACAGAAAGCCGTGCTGAAAACGAAGCTACAAGTTAAAGATGATGTTGATGAAACAGAATTAGATGACGAAGCAAGACGTAAACAAGCACGTAAACGTGTCAGTGCCGAATTGCAAAGCCAACGTATCCGTGAAATGGCAGAGAAAGATCCTCGTGTCGTTGCAATGGTAATTCGTGAATGGATGAGTAAAGAGCAATGA
- the fliG gene encoding flagellar motor switch protein FliG yields the protein MSNNLTGTEKSAVMLLTLGEDRAAEVFKHLSTREVQQLSIAMSSMRHISNQQLIDVMASFEEDAVQYAALNVNANDYLRSVLVKALGEERANNLLDEISETRETTTGIETLNFMEPQMAADIIRDEHPQIIATILVHLKRGQAADILALFDEKLRNDVMLRIATFGGVQPSALAELTEVLNNLLDGQNLKRSKMGGVRTAAEIINLMKSQQEENVITAVRDYDGELAQKIIDEMFLFENLIDIDNRSIQRILQEVESDSLVVALKGCEQELRDHFLNNMSQRAAEIMRDDLNSRGPVRMSQVEAEQKAILLVVRKLAETGEVVLHGGDDTYV from the coding sequence ATGAGTAATAACTTAACTGGAACCGAAAAAAGCGCCGTTATGTTACTAACACTCGGTGAAGACCGGGCGGCGGAAGTATTTAAACATCTAAGTACGCGCGAAGTTCAACAGCTGAGTATTGCAATGTCATCAATGCGCCATATCTCAAATCAGCAATTGATTGATGTTATGGCAAGCTTTGAAGAAGACGCTGTTCAATATGCAGCGTTGAATGTGAATGCGAACGATTACTTGCGCTCTGTTCTGGTCAAAGCACTGGGTGAAGAACGTGCAAATAATCTGTTAGATGAGATCTCTGAAACCCGTGAAACAACAACAGGTATCGAGACGCTTAACTTTATGGAGCCACAAATGGCTGCCGATATTATCCGCGACGAACATCCGCAGATTATCGCAACCATCTTGGTTCACCTCAAACGGGGTCAAGCGGCGGATATTCTTGCCCTGTTTGATGAGAAATTACGTAATGACGTGATGTTACGTATCGCAACATTTGGTGGTGTTCAGCCGTCAGCATTAGCAGAGTTAACTGAAGTACTGAATAACCTGCTTGATGGTCAAAACCTCAAACGCAGCAAAATGGGTGGTGTTCGTACTGCTGCTGAAATTATCAACCTGATGAAAAGCCAGCAGGAAGAGAATGTTATTACTGCGGTACGCGATTACGACGGCGAATTGGCACAAAAGATTATCGACGAAATGTTCCTGTTCGAAAACCTTATCGATATCGACAACCGTTCTATCCAGCGCATTCTACAGGAAGTGGAATCCGACTCCTTGGTTGTGGCATTGAAAGGATGCGAACAAGAGCTGCGCGATCACTTCCTCAACAATATGTCGCAACGTGCTGCTGAAATCATGCGTGATGATTTGAATTCTCGCGGCCCTGTTCGTATGTCTCAAGTGGAAGCAGAGCAGAAAGCAATTCTGCTTGTGGTACGCAAATTAGCAGAGACTGGAGAGGTTGTTCTTCATGGAGGAGACGATACCTATGTCTGA